In the genome of Gammaproteobacteria bacterium, the window CCAGGCAATATCCGGGAGATGCAGAATCGCATCAAGCGGGCGGTGATCATGGCCGAAAACAAGCTGGTTACTCCCGAAGACCTGGGCCTGACCGCCAGCGGCGAAATGGCCGACATGCCGCTGAACCTGCGCGAAGTACGCCAGGACGCCGAGACCACGGCAATCGTGCGGGCCATCTCGTTTTCGGGCGGCAATATTTCAAACGCCGCCAAACTGCTCGGCATCACCCGGCCCACGCTGTATGACCTGATGAACAAATACGGGATCGAATCGCCCGAGTGATCAGGGAGCCGGATCGCGATTGATCACGACTCCCGCCAGCTTGTCGCGGCCGATGGCGTCTGCCGCATCGCGTACCTGGCTGATGCTCACCTCGCCGTAGGGAACCACCAGCACCATGAAATCGCACCAGCGTGAGAGCGCGCGTGCGGTATCCGGCTGCGTCGAGGGAGGAACATCCACGATCACGTAACGGTCGCTGTAGCGCGAGCGCGCCGCCTGCAACAGGTGCTGCATCCCGGCGGAATTGAGCAGGCGCGTTTCCGCGAACGCCTTGCCATAGGGAATGACGCGCAAACGCGGAATGCGCGACGAATAGATGATGCCTTCGATATCGATCGCCGGATCCTGCAGGTACTCCGTGAGCCCGTAATCGGGAGGCAGCATCAGCAACTGCTGGATCGTCGGGTTGCCCGGACCGGCCTCGACCAGCAAGGCCGTGCGGTGGTGATCGAGCGCGACCGTGGCGGCCAGGTTCAGGCTGACGAAGCTGGCACCACCCCCCGGGGTAATGGAGGTCACACCAACAACAAAATTCTTGCGGTCGGCACGCTCGAGCAATTTTCCGAGCAAACCCTGGAATGACTCGAGTACCGCGGTGTCCGGCATCAGGGGATGAACGATCTGCAGCCGGTCGAGCTCCGCCGGCGCCAGCCGGGGAATATCCGCCATCTCGGTGATGCGGGCGCGCGTGCCGCCTTCCAATTCATTGCGGGGGCCATGCATGTCCGCGGGACTCATCCGAACACCACCGTGAATCCAATATGCGCGATCAGCGTACACGCGACCAGCAATGCCACCAGCATGACGCGCCAGCGCACCTCGCCCGCCGCCTGGGGCGGGTGGTACGCCGGGATCAACGCCAGCACGGCGACCTCCACATCGGTCACGATCGCACCCGGTGCGCGCACCTTGTCATCCACCAGAATGGCGCCCAGCAAACGTATCAGGGCCACGAACAACCCGCCCACCAGCGCCGCCAGTACAAACGCCCAAGCCGGCAAACCGTCCGGGCGCCCGGGCATGACCGGTGGCGTCACGATCTGAAAGGGCAGCTGCGCAGGAGTGGTGCGCATCTCCAGCTCCATGCGCGCCTCCTGGAGCCGCACCTTCAACTGTTGAGCGAGAGCTGCCGAGGTATCGTATTCATTCTGCAGCGTCCGGATCTGCTGGTTGGTCTGCTGCAGACCCGCGGTCTCGGAGCGGGCCGTGGAGAGCATGGCGGTCAGGTCCGTGCGCCGCTTCTCCCTGACCGACAACTCGTTTCGCAGCGAAACCAGGCGCGCGTCGATCTCGGCCTGCTGCGGCTTGAGCTCGCGCTCGATACGCGCCTGGACCCGCGCGCGCTCGTCCTGTGCTGCCGCCAGCTCGACATCGAGCCGCCCGATTTCCGCCTCCATGCTCTCCACTCGCCCCACGTCAGGGCTCCCGCCTGCCCGCAATGCCGTCAGCTGCGCGCGCAGTGTCACGATTTTCCGCTCGATGGCTCCGGGTGCGTCAAGCGCAGGCCGCAATGCCGCCTGCTGCTTGCGAACATCCTCCAGCCGCGCGCCCAGCAGCTTCTGCAGATCGTTGTTCTCGCGGATCTCCAGCGCCAGTGTATCCATCTCGCCCTGGAGCTGGCCGAGCCTTGCCCCATGCGCCGACTCGCCGCCCTCGGGCAATTCCGCGATTGCCGTGTTCAGCCTTTGCTCGGCATCGGCCAGGCGCTTTTCCGACTCGCGCAGATCGGTGAGCAAATCCTGTTCCTTGGCGCGCAGGCCGCTGCGCAAAAGCTCGGTTTCATCGCGAATCAAACCCACCAGCAGCGTGTTCATGCCGGCAAACGCCTGCTGGGCAGACGAGGCGGACAAATCGGCGTGCAGCAGCGCCCCGGAAAGATTCGTCACCAACTGCCCATCCGGGACATTGACGTTGGAACCCAGGTACTCGCGCACCCGGTTGCTCACCTCCTCGAGCAGCGGTGGCGCGACTTCGAAGCGCATTTCGGCGCTGGAAGTGTAATTGCGCGGATACAGGGCGGCGGCAACGAGCAACAGCAGGCTGGTGACACAAAACGCGACCACCGTGGACAGGCGTCGCCGGCGCAGTTCCTTTTGTGCAAGCTGCAGAATGCTCATCACTCGGCCTGAGCGCAGGACCATCGGTCCGGTGAAATCATGAGAGCGAACGGTCAGGAATGTTCATTATTGAGCCCCGACCGCTGATCGCTGGAGTATCGGCGCAAAGTATAGACGATGCCCGCGGCCCGCATCAAGACTTGCTACCCGGCGGTCGCCCGAGCAGACACCTGCCCGATGCCAATGGAAGGTCGCCGGGCCGCGGGCGTACACGAGATCCGAATTCGCGAGGGTGCCGAAAGCGAAGCGCATATAAATAGCCCATGGCACTGGCATCGATGTACTCGAGCCCGCTCACATCGATCTCCAGGCGTGAACCTGCAGTCAGCTCGCCCAGGGATTCCCGCAGTTGCGGCAAGCTGTCGCGATCCAGGCGGCCGCTCAGGCGCAAACGCGCGTGCGGGCGTGGAAGCCATGGCTTCCACGCCGAGCACGCCTTGGTCCACAGCCGCAGCACAACAGCGGCACCACGGAGCAGACGAACAATCGTCCCAGCAACAAGCCATCGAACAGGTAGCGCTTCCACAACGCCGGCTCTTCCCGAATTCGCCAGAGCCTCCAGGCCCAGGCGCTGCATAATCTGCGGTGCGCGATTGGCGCGCCCGGCAAGAAAATTGACCACCAGACGATCGCGGCCGCTCCTGACCCGGCCCACCGCCTCATCGAGCGTCAGCACATCGACGGGCAAACCTAGCAGCCAGAAAATCTCCTTCATCGGCTTTGGCCCGAAACGGATCAGGAACCGGCAAGCTCGGGCATCGCGATATCGACACCCTTGATTTCGAGCACCATCTCCCGCAACCGCTCCCGGTCGGTATCCGGTTTGGCCGCTGCGATCAGCTGGCGAATGATGCGCTTGGCGCGGATCACATCGAGCACCAGGTCCACCGTTATCAGGGTTTGCTCTTCGGCAAAGCCATAGACCAGGCACATATCGCAGATGTTGTTGATGCTGCGCGGGATGCCGCGGCAGTAGTAATCGATGGCCGCCAGCGCGTAGCGATCGAAGAGTTCGACCTTGCCGCCCGCGACGGTCACACGATGATTGATGTAATTGCGCGTTTCATTGAAATCGAGGGCGTTGACATGGTGCTCGACCGAAATCCGCTGGGCCAGCTGCCGCAGTTCGTTGCTGGCGAGAATATCGCTCAGTTCCGGCTGGCCGACCAGAATCAGCTGCAGCATCACCTGCTCGGTGATGTTGATGTTGCTGAGCAGGCGCAACTCCTCCAGCGTCCAGGTATCCATGTTCTGGGCTTCGTCGACGATCAGCACCACGCGCGAACCATTGGCATGCTGCTGGGCAACGAAGTCCACCAGGCGCTCGTACATGGTGACCTTGTCCTTGTCTCCCGTATCCAGGCCAAAGGCCCACAGGATCCAGGACAGCAGGTCGCCGAATTTCTGATGGGTATTGGTAATGACCCCGACCGTGCAATCCTGCGTGATGTGCTTCAGGAGGTAGCGGATCATCGTCGTCTTGCCGGCACCGATCTCCCCGGTGATCAGGGTAAACCCCGCCTGGTTGGTCAAGCCGTACTCGAGCATCGCCATCGCCACGGCGTGCTGCTTGCCAAGATACAGAAAATCGGGGTCCGGGGTCAGCGAAAACGGCTTGCGATTGAGCCCGTAGAATGCTTCGTACATGATTTTCGGCGGGTTCCGGATGCTGATCTGCTGAATCAGATTAGTATAACATCAGCCCTTCGCAACAGACTCGGATTGCCGAGACCTACGGCATGCCCGCAGGATCCAAGGGTCATTGCTATCGAAGGTATGGCCGCTGGAGGCGTCGCCGAATGAAAGTACTGGTCGTGTCGCACGGCTTCCAGGAGCATTACACGATCGGATTTGCGAACGGGCTCGCGCAAACCGGCATCGAGGTACTACTGGTGCGCTCGAGCACGCTCGACTCCAGCAGTCTCGACCCGGCGATCCGCTCGTTCGATCTCGGTCAGAATACCGGGGAGCGCTATTCGAAGTTGCGCAAAGCCGCACGCTTTCTCAAATATCACCTCTCGCTGCTCGTGTTGCCGATCATTCATTTCAACTCGAATATCCATATCATCGGCCTGCTGCGGCATGAACTGCTTACCGGGCTTGTCGAGGGCCTGGTCTTTCGGTTGTTGTCGAAGCGATACGTGCTGACAGTCCACAATATCCTTCCCCATGACCGCCACACGGCGTGGAACCGATTCCTGTACGGGGTGATATATCGCATTCCGCATGTGCTGGTCGTCCATACGGCCAAAATGCGCGATGAACTGATCAGCCAGTTCAATATCAACGCCGACCGAATCCAGATACTCGAGCACGGCCTGAATGACGCCGTGCCGGACCATGGCTGGAGCATGAAGCAGTGCAGGGAAGCGCTCGCCATACCCCAAAACGCACTTGCACTGCTCTTTTTTGGCCGAATTGCCCCGTACAAGGGGCTGGATACGCTGCTCGAAGCCTTCAAAGAACTCGGGGCGCCATATCATCTGGTGATAGCCGGTGCACCGATAAGCGAAGCCTACGGAGCCGAAATCCGCCAATTGATCGACGCCACCCGTCGAAATCACGCATCAGCGACATGCTCGACTGGATCGCGGACAAGGATATCGCGACGTATTTCCGAGCCTGCGATTGCCTGGTCATGCCGTACCGGCATATCGACCAGAGCGGGCTGGTGTTCCTGTCGCTGCGTTTTGGTTTGCCCCTGATATCCTTCGATGTGGGCTCGGTACGGGACTATATCGGAGAAGGAGTCGGCCTGGTCGTCGAGGAAAAGAGCAGCCGGGCGCTTGCCAGCGCGATCGAGCAGTTCCGCGCCAACCACGGTGCCTATTCGCGAGAAGCGATAATTGAATATTCAAAGCAATTCAGTTGGGAGAGTGTGATGTCAACCCTCACGCATGTTTACAAGCACTGAGGACAAGGAACTCACGGCGTGTTGATCAAACGAATATTTACATCACGCCTTCAAACGATCGCGCGGCCTCAGTTAATTGGCGTCGGTTGATGCGATTCACGATGCGAAGCAATCGCAAAACCGCGCGACGGTATCCAGAACTGTCGATGCCCGTGTTGTGGTGCTCAACTTGAGCGTACCGATGGTCCGACTCGACGTCTATTATTTCAGGATATTTATCGGGACGCCGAATTAATCGCTCTCCAAAATACGTTCCTGACATGATCTGAAAGCGGGTTTAGATTAATGCGCTCCAAGCAACATTCATGTTTTCCAAAAAAGAACTGGTCTCATTTACATCATCTGAATTTTCTCCAGGATATCCAATAATCAATGTAATACGTACGCTGATACCGGCAGTTCGTGCATCCAAAAGGAATCGGCTTGTCGTGTCGGGATCAGTACCTTTCGCCATTTTGGATAGTACCCTTGCTCCCGATTCCATGCCAGTAGTCAACCGCACCATGCCCGATTTTCGAGCTAGTTGCAGCTCTCGCAGGCTCAGTCCTTCCGAACTTCTATTTCCGACATGTACGGATCCGATCCAGCGGGCTCCGGGAACTATCCGCTGCATTTCGCCGATGATTGCATGCCAAATTTGCAGGTCAGAGTTCAGCTTGAGGTCAGTGAATACGAATAGCGAAGAATCATGAATGCTGGCCTGACGAGCAATCTCATCCAGTACCGATCCTGTTCGGATACAGGTGCCATGGAAAATCGGTATAGTCTGGAAATGCGACGCTATCCAAGTCGGTCAGGGGGGGAGATGTCAAAGGTGTTTTGCGATCACGATTCCAAACACCGGGAATATGCTCGAATGAACCGCCAGCTACAGCGGTCTTCAGGATCTCATCGAGATGAAGATCAACCTCTCCGCCCACAAGTGCAGTAAGCCCAGGGATATCCATCCATTCTCGAGCGACATCGCCGACCGAAAAGTAGGGACCTCCGAGCACAAGCGCAACTTTCCGATCATGGCAAACTTCACCAAGCGCAAAGCAGTGTTCGAAATACATAAGATAGGTTGAAATCAGAACTACGTCATAGCTCTTCTCGTCGAGTCTACGGGTGAACTCTTCAACCATTGGAACTTTGGAGCGATACAACTGAGACGACATTCTGGCGGCAAATCGCTTACGGATCGAACGAATAGTGCTATTTCTTGAGACACCTGTACCGTAACGTATGGCCTGATCAATCCATCCCCACGCCGGCGGCACAGGTTCTCGAGATACACCTTTTACGCCATTGGACATTGGCGCCATGACGTCGACTTCTATGTTTGCCCGTCGCAGGTTTGCCGCGAGATATCCGACGGCTATCGACGGGTAAAGCGCAAAATTGTTCAGGTCAATTATCAATGCGCGCATCAAATACCGCCTCTATATTTCTTTTCAACTGAGATTCTGATTGATATAGCTGCTATTGTCAGTGGAAATTTTCGGGAGTGTGATCTGCCGGTAATCCCCTCTTTTTAGCTGCCGACAGAAGTGGAGTTATGCGGCCACGGCCACTTTCTGCATTGGAGTGATGATCGATATGTTGGCGCATTTCTTAAAAGTAGATTTCGTATGAGCACCTATACTCGACGTCCCCCCAACTTTGAGTAGCGAAACGGTTTAGAGTCTAACCCCGGCGAGGAGGTTGGGAGACGGCAGCGGTTTACAGAAGAACAGATCATCGGTTTCCTGAAGGAATGCGATACCAGGTTCCGGTGAAGGAGTTGTGTCGGCGGCACGGGTTCTCGGAGGCGAGCTACTACCTGTGGCGCAGCAAGTTCGGCGGCATGGACGTCTCCGATGCCAAGCGGCTGAAGGCGCTTGAGGCCGAGAATGCCCGGTTGAAGAAGTTGTTGGCCGAATCGATGCTCGAGATGGAGGTGACCCGCGAGGCCTTGCGAAAAAAGTGGTGACCGCACCGGCGAGGCGAGAGTTGGTGCGGTGGTTCACTGGGCAGGGGGCTGACGGAGCGTCACGCGTTGCGTGGTGGAACATGAGCGCGAGCGCTGGGCAACAGCTGCGCCCGGTCGTACATCGTAGTCAACGCAATTGTCCAGCTAGCGCAGCGACACCGGCGCTATGGAGCCGAAATGATCTACCTGAAGCTTCGCCAAGCGGGCGAGTTGGTCAATCACAAACGTGTTGAGCGGCTGTATTCCCCGAAGCGCTGCAAGTTAAGCGTCGACGGCGCAAGAAGATCCCGGTGACAGACCGGCAACCGCTGATTCGCCCAGGGGCGGCCAACGAGATTTGGTCCAGTGGATTTCGCATTTGATCGCGTGGATCGGGACGAGAACTAGCGCCTGGTAGTCGTAGACGACGCGACGCACGAGTCGGTTGCGATCATGCCAGAGCACAGCATTGGTGGTGATCACCTGACGCGGCTACTCGATGGCATCTGCGCCCAGCGCGGCAAACCGGCGGTGATTCGTTCGGACAACGGGAAGGAGTTCACCGGGAAGGCGATGCTGACCTGGGCCCATCGAAACGGGGTGTCGCTCAAACTGATCGAGCCGGGCAAGCCGAATCAAAACGCCTACGTGGAGTCATTCAATGGGCGGTTCCGAGACGAATGCCTGAACGAGCACTGGTTCATCAGCTTCGGCCTGACGCGAGAGATCGAGCGCTGGCGCCGCGAATACAACGAAGAGCGACCGAAGAAATCCTCGGTGGGCTACCGCCTGCCGTTTATGCAGCAACTGGCCGACAAGGCGCACAATGCCCGGAGGACTCCAAACAATACCGCTACTCAAGGCGGAGGGACGTCGGGACGTCGGTTAATT includes:
- a CDS encoding polysaccharide biosynthesis protein encodes the protein MSPADMHGPRNELEGGTRARITEMADIPRLAPAELDRLQIVHPLMPDTAVLESFQGLLGKLLERADRKNFVVGVTSITPGGGASFVSLNLAATVALDHHRTALLVEAGPGNPTIQQLLMLPPDYGLTEYLQDPAIDIEGIIYSSRIPRLRVIPYGKAFAETRLLNSAGMQHLLQAARSRYSDRYVIVDVPPSTQPDTARALSRWCDFMVLVVPYGEVSISQVRDAADAIGRDKLAGVVINRDPAP
- a CDS encoding STAS domain-containing protein, whose amino-acid sequence is MKEIFWLLGLPVDVLTLDEAVGRVRSGRDRLVVNFLAGRANRAPQIMQRLGLEALANSGRAGVVEALPVRWLVAGTIVRLLRGAAVVLRLWTKACSAWKPWLPRPHARLRLSGRLDRDSLPQLRESLGELTAGSRLEIDVSGLEYIDASAMGYLYALRFRHPREFGSRVRPRPGDLPLASGRCLLGRPPGSKS
- a CDS encoding AAA family ATPase, which produces MYEAFYGLNRKPFSLTPDPDFLYLGKQHAVAMAMLEYGLTNQAGFTLITGEIGAGKTTMIRYLLKHITQDCTVGVITNTHQKFGDLLSWILWAFGLDTGDKDKVTMYERLVDFVAQQHANGSRVVLIVDEAQNMDTWTLEELRLLSNINITEQVMLQLILVGQPELSDILASNELRQLAQRISVEHHVNALDFNETRNYINHRVTVAGGKVELFDRYALAAIDYYCRGIPRSINNICDMCLVYGFAEEQTLITVDLVLDVIRAKRIIRQLIAAAKPDTDRERLREMVLEIKGVDIAMPELAGS
- a CDS encoding glycosyltransferase family 4 protein, encoding MKVLVVSHGFQEHYTIGFANGLAQTGIEVLLVRSSTLDSSSLDPAIRSFDLGQNTGERYSKLRKAARFLKYHLSLLVLPIIHFNSNIHIIGLLRHELLTGLVEGLVFRLLSKRYVLTVHNILPHDRHTAWNRFLYGVIYRIPHVLVVHTAKMRDELISQFNINADRIQILEHGLNDAVPDHGWSMKQCREALAIPQNALALLFFGRIAPYKGLDTLLEAFKELGAPYHLVIAGAPISEAYGAEIRQLIDATRRNHASATCSTGSRTRISRRISEPAIAWSCRTGISTRAGWCSCRCVLVCP